One window of the Streptomyces sp. ITFR-21 genome contains the following:
- a CDS encoding pyridoxal-phosphate dependent enzyme, which translates to MPAEPVGGAAIRYLTAPPGRVVSVSGQDRAAALPGVLEVTLKPKPGDVLRELRRNGDRAGHVLVVAETAQLAQRTAEAAAHEIVIATEPVRRRPVADALVDLIGGTPLLRLPLDRVLDEALGDATVLAKLELFNPWSSSKDRAALSMLRGAEENGLLTPGSGTVIEATSGNTGISLAALAAARGYRCLIVLPDNATPERVGILRSLGAEVVRTPHTGGYAAAVEKAEEIHRETPGSWFCRQHDNPDNVRAHYESTGPEIWADAEGRIDVFVCGVGTGGTLSGAGRFLRERNPAVRIVAVEPEGSPLLSGGDPGPHGIPGFNGGFIAPTTDRDLIDEVITVSDADALHTTRRLALRAGLMVGVSAGAAVHASGVVAGRPEYRGKRVVTLLPDTGERYLSLLGREAEPVLTGATDSGGAR; encoded by the coding sequence GTGCCCGCCGAGCCGGTCGGCGGCGCCGCCATCCGCTACCTGACCGCCCCGCCCGGCCGGGTGGTGTCCGTCAGCGGCCAGGACCGGGCCGCCGCGCTGCCGGGCGTACTGGAGGTCACCCTCAAGCCCAAGCCGGGCGACGTGCTGCGGGAACTGCGGCGCAACGGCGACCGGGCCGGGCACGTGCTCGTGGTGGCCGAGACCGCCCAGCTGGCCCAGCGCACCGCGGAGGCCGCCGCGCACGAGATCGTCATCGCGACCGAGCCGGTCCGCCGGCGCCCGGTCGCCGACGCGCTGGTCGACCTGATCGGCGGTACGCCGCTGCTGCGGCTGCCGCTGGACCGGGTCCTGGACGAGGCACTCGGCGACGCCACCGTGCTGGCGAAGCTGGAGCTGTTCAACCCGTGGTCCAGCAGCAAGGACCGGGCCGCCCTGTCGATGCTGCGCGGCGCCGAGGAGAACGGGCTGCTCACCCCGGGCAGCGGCACCGTCATCGAGGCGACCTCGGGCAACACCGGTATCTCGCTCGCTGCGTTGGCGGCGGCCCGCGGCTACCGGTGCCTCATCGTGCTGCCGGACAACGCCACCCCCGAGCGGGTGGGCATCCTGCGCTCGCTCGGCGCCGAGGTGGTGCGGACACCGCACACCGGAGGGTACGCCGCCGCGGTCGAGAAGGCCGAGGAGATCCACCGGGAGACCCCCGGGTCGTGGTTCTGCCGCCAGCACGACAACCCGGACAACGTACGGGCGCACTACGAGTCGACCGGCCCGGAGATCTGGGCGGACGCCGAGGGGCGGATCGACGTGTTCGTCTGCGGGGTCGGTACCGGCGGCACGCTCAGCGGCGCGGGCCGGTTCCTGCGCGAGCGCAACCCCGCGGTCCGCATCGTGGCGGTCGAACCCGAGGGGTCGCCGCTGCTGTCCGGCGGCGACCCCGGCCCGCACGGCATCCCCGGGTTCAACGGCGGCTTCATCGCGCCGACCACCGACCGGGACCTCATTGACGAGGTGATCACGGTCTCCGACGCCGACGCGCTGCACACCACCCGGCGGCTCGCGCTGCGGGCCGGCCTCATGGTCGGTGTCTCGGCCGGCGCGGCCGTGCACGCGAGCGGTGTCGTGGCCGGCCGTCCCGAGTACCGGGGCAAGCGTGTGGTGACCCTGCTGCCCGACACCGGCGAGCGCTACCTGAGCCTGCTGGGCCGCGAGGCCGAGCCGGTGCTGACCGGCGCCACCGACAGCGGCGGCGCCCGGTGA
- a CDS encoding MFS transporter produces the protein MSALWQRVRGLRGSIPGGPVGLRLAVMAIIDAVGTGAFLAVSVPFVTTSVHLSSGDLGAGLALAAAIALGTAIPIGMVADRIGPKKVLIGVSLWRCGCFLAYPFIRNLWQFLLVVCLLGLVDKAAAPMEQALVGQAVPTTERVKVIAVLRSMRNVGFTLGALLGGVGLLIGTRTGYAVILLLNAASFAVLATLASRLPLLNAPAANLRRRFSASVLRDGSFLSFSGINAVLTMHMTLLSIGIPLWIVGHTDVSAALIAPLLAVNTVLAVVLQVRASRGTETIPGAARALVRAGVSLAACCLLLVAAPKLPVAAAVGVLLLAMIALTGGELWQSAGGWGGSYLLAVPGQEGVYLSVFWLGVSVQQIAAPVVLSLVVTVGTTAWIVLAAVFAASGLVAPAIGRWAQAQEAGRAEQDPSLTPAS, from the coding sequence GTGTCTGCTCTGTGGCAGCGCGTCCGCGGTCTGCGCGGATCCATACCGGGCGGCCCGGTCGGACTGCGGCTGGCCGTCATGGCGATCATCGACGCGGTGGGCACGGGCGCCTTCCTGGCCGTCTCGGTGCCCTTCGTCACCACGTCGGTCCACCTGTCGTCGGGTGACCTCGGCGCCGGCCTGGCGCTGGCCGCCGCCATCGCCCTCGGCACCGCGATCCCGATCGGGATGGTGGCCGACCGGATCGGCCCGAAGAAGGTCCTGATCGGGGTGAGCCTGTGGCGCTGCGGCTGCTTCCTGGCGTACCCGTTCATCCGGAACCTGTGGCAGTTCCTGCTGGTGGTGTGCCTGCTCGGCCTGGTCGACAAGGCGGCGGCGCCGATGGAACAGGCCCTGGTCGGGCAGGCGGTGCCCACCACGGAACGGGTCAAGGTGATCGCGGTGCTGCGCTCGATGCGCAACGTCGGCTTCACCCTCGGCGCCCTGCTGGGCGGCGTCGGGCTGCTGATCGGCACCAGGACCGGGTACGCGGTGATCCTGCTGCTCAACGCGGCCTCGTTCGCCGTGCTCGCGACGCTGGCCTCCCGGCTGCCGCTGCTCAACGCCCCGGCGGCGAACCTGCGCCGGCGCTTCTCGGCCAGCGTGCTGCGCGACGGGTCGTTCCTGTCGTTCTCCGGGATCAACGCCGTACTCACCATGCACATGACCCTGCTCAGTATCGGCATCCCGCTGTGGATCGTCGGACACACCGACGTCTCGGCCGCGCTGATCGCCCCGCTGCTGGCGGTCAACACCGTGCTCGCGGTGGTCCTGCAGGTGCGGGCCAGCCGGGGGACCGAGACCATCCCCGGCGCCGCGCGGGCACTGGTGCGGGCCGGGGTCTCGCTGGCGGCCTGCTGCCTGCTGCTCGTCGCGGCGCCGAAACTGCCGGTCGCCGCCGCGGTCGGGGTGCTGCTGCTGGCCATGATCGCGCTGACCGGCGGCGAGCTGTGGCAGTCCGCCGGCGGCTGGGGCGGGTCCTATCTGCTCGCGGTGCCCGGCCAGGAGGGGGTGTACCTCTCGGTCTTCTGGCTCGGGGTGAGCGTGCAGCAGATCGCGGCACCGGTGGTGCTCAGCCTGGTGGTCACCGTCGGTACCACGGCGTGGATCGTGCTGGCCGCGGTGTTCGCCGCCAGCGGCCTGGTGGCGCCGGCCATCGGCCGGTGGGCGCAGGCACAGGAAGCCGGCCGGGCGGAGCAGGATCCGAGCCTGACGCCCGCCTCGTAA
- a CDS encoding ATP-grasp domain-containing protein codes for MTASAPAPDSALAPTPAPVPAPTPASVPASVPAPTPASVTASADDRPRLLMVMPYRQFVRKAKAAGFWVGAIWDTRLETPDYLDDVRELADVFVLTDFRDEELLRDTVRTVATEHHASVIYHIGREETMVSAYEVAEELHAELNPSAAIRLLADKHAMRELLAEHGLSAVSYALAPTRDEVPDAVLRVGCPVVVKPTALAGSRGVFLWRGPQDRAAWTELVDRYGYDGPFLVEEYLRGPEYSVETLSRDGGHRVVGITEKLLGPPPLFVEIGHVHPAPLPADRERAIADLTTRFLTVCGYRFGPAHTEVIWTPRGPRIVESQARLGGDRIPRLVELATGLDIEQAIFTGLAGRPAEPPAPTATAIVRFFTFPPGRVDELRGLEAAGRLGYVDELTVRLRPGDTAPAVVDSKSRHGHVIVSGASAQEARARCEQVLTTIEAVIDGTPARADGRAEPLRTPA; via the coding sequence GTGACCGCCTCCGCCCCCGCACCTGACTCCGCTCTCGCCCCCACACCTGCCCCCGTCCCCGCCCCGACCCCCGCCTCCGTCCCCGCCTCTGTCCCCGCCCCGACCCCCGCCTCCGTCACCGCCTCCGCCGACGACCGGCCCCGCCTGCTCATGGTGATGCCGTACCGGCAGTTCGTACGGAAGGCGAAGGCGGCGGGCTTCTGGGTCGGCGCGATCTGGGACACCCGACTGGAGACCCCCGACTACCTCGACGACGTACGCGAACTGGCGGACGTCTTCGTACTGACCGACTTCCGGGACGAGGAACTCCTGCGGGACACCGTCCGGACGGTGGCGACCGAGCACCACGCCTCGGTGATCTACCACATCGGCCGCGAGGAGACCATGGTCAGCGCCTACGAGGTCGCCGAGGAACTGCACGCCGAGCTCAACCCGTCCGCCGCGATCCGGCTGCTGGCCGACAAGCACGCCATGCGCGAACTCCTCGCCGAGCACGGCCTGTCCGCGGTGTCGTACGCGCTGGCGCCGACCCGGGACGAGGTGCCGGACGCCGTCCTGCGGGTCGGCTGCCCGGTCGTCGTCAAGCCCACCGCGCTCGCCGGCAGCCGCGGGGTGTTCCTGTGGCGGGGGCCGCAGGACCGCGCCGCCTGGACCGAACTGGTCGACCGGTACGGGTACGACGGCCCGTTCCTGGTCGAGGAGTACCTGCGCGGCCCCGAGTACAGTGTGGAGACGCTGAGCAGGGACGGCGGGCACCGGGTCGTCGGTATCACCGAGAAGCTGCTCGGACCGCCGCCGCTGTTCGTGGAGATCGGCCACGTCCATCCGGCGCCGCTGCCGGCCGACCGCGAGCGCGCCATCGCCGACCTGACGACCCGGTTCCTCACCGTGTGCGGGTACCGGTTCGGCCCCGCGCACACGGAGGTGATCTGGACGCCGCGGGGCCCGCGCATCGTCGAGTCGCAGGCCCGGCTCGGCGGGGACCGGATACCCAGGCTCGTCGAACTGGCCACCGGTCTTGACATCGAGCAGGCGATCTTCACCGGCCTGGCCGGCAGGCCCGCCGAGCCGCCCGCGCCGACGGCGACGGCCATCGTACGGTTCTTCACCTTCCCGCCCGGCCGGGTCGACGAGCTGCGCGGCCTGGAGGCGGCCGGTCGGCTCGGCTACGTCGACGAGCTGACCGTACGGCTGCGGCCCGGTGACACCGCGCCGGCGGTCGTCGACTCCAAGAGCAGGCACGGGCACGTCATCGTCTCCGGCGCCTCCGCGCAGGAGGCGCGGGCCCGCTGCGAGCAGGTGCTCACCACCATCGAGGCCGTCATCGACGGAACGCCCGCACGGGCGGACGGCCGGGCCGAGCCGCTCAGGACACCCGCGTAG
- a CDS encoding ATP-grasp domain-containing protein yields MVRPINQEVGMTAPGTDAQVLFVGYNAAYLRAIDGRVPSGSVVVIEEPDIIRKRNLRDAPTGFDCLERIVPARYQQSAEALDTAVELAAVRPVAAVVPGLEYAVPATAALAAKLGLPGATEPAAQALRDKVRLREVAGAGGVRNPRWREVHGPEDILAFAGDGPVVVKPANRQASVGVQLLDSVDAETAARAWARTSTAAEYEQVPDRELTWRFLAEERLRGPEYSVEALVRRGEIIFENVTAKTVIEGPYPVELGHLLPAPLDRDAQEAFGTAIRALVTAIGFRTGILHAEWILTDAGPTLVECAGRCPGDYLIDLIDLAYDTRIRVDLIDLLADRPVTLPRSPRRTSAIRFLAAAPGTVTEVAGVDTAQALPGVHAAEVDVEAGQEVRPWASSWDRAGHVIATGPDAAATRQRVLDADAAIRITTG; encoded by the coding sequence GTGGTCCGTCCCATCAACCAGGAGGTCGGCATGACCGCCCCCGGCACGGACGCACAGGTGCTGTTCGTCGGCTACAACGCGGCCTACCTGCGCGCGATCGACGGGAGGGTGCCCAGCGGATCCGTCGTGGTGATCGAGGAACCCGACATCATCCGCAAGCGGAACCTGCGCGACGCGCCGACCGGCTTCGACTGCCTGGAGCGGATCGTCCCGGCCCGGTACCAGCAGTCGGCCGAAGCCCTCGACACCGCCGTCGAACTGGCCGCCGTACGGCCGGTGGCCGCCGTCGTCCCGGGGCTGGAGTACGCGGTGCCGGCGACGGCCGCACTGGCCGCGAAGCTCGGGCTGCCCGGCGCGACCGAGCCGGCCGCGCAGGCGCTGCGGGACAAGGTGCGGCTGCGCGAGGTCGCCGGGGCCGGCGGTGTCCGCAACCCGCGCTGGCGGGAGGTGCACGGGCCCGAGGACATCCTCGCCTTCGCCGGCGACGGCCCGGTGGTGGTCAAGCCGGCCAACCGGCAGGCGAGCGTCGGCGTACAGCTGCTGGACTCCGTGGACGCCGAGACCGCCGCGCGGGCGTGGGCGCGGACCTCGACGGCCGCCGAGTACGAACAGGTGCCCGACCGGGAGCTGACGTGGCGGTTCCTGGCCGAGGAACGCCTGCGCGGCCCCGAGTACAGCGTCGAGGCACTGGTGCGGCGCGGCGAGATCATCTTCGAGAACGTCACGGCCAAGACGGTCATCGAGGGGCCGTACCCGGTCGAACTCGGCCATCTGCTGCCCGCCCCGCTCGACCGGGACGCGCAGGAGGCCTTCGGGACGGCCATCCGGGCGCTGGTCACCGCGATCGGCTTCCGGACCGGCATCCTGCACGCCGAGTGGATCCTGACCGACGCCGGCCCGACGCTGGTCGAATGCGCCGGCCGCTGCCCCGGCGACTACCTGATCGACCTGATCGACCTGGCCTACGACACCCGGATCAGGGTGGACCTGATCGACCTGCTCGCCGACCGCCCGGTCACGCTGCCCCGCTCGCCGCGGCGGACATCCGCGATCCGGTTCCTGGCCGCCGCGCCGGGCACGGTGACCGAGGTGGCCGGCGTGGACACCGCGCAGGCGCTGCCCGGGGTCCACGCCGCCGAGGTGGACGTCGAGGCCGGGCAGGAGGTCCGGCCGTGGGCGTCCTCCTGGGACCGGGCCGGCCACGTCATCGCGACCGGGCCGGACGCGGCCGCCACCCGGCAGCGCGTCCTGGACGCCGACGCGGCCATCCGCATCACCACCGGCTGA
- a CDS encoding cupin domain-containing protein, producing the protein MSIPLFVPPGEGEFVNIRDTKRTYLKLTTPDSDGEFGFFEHHMAPEASGASPHVHKKATEMFYVVQGEIEFTIGDRKEVGTPGAFAYVPKNAPHGFTNVGSEAATLLIMFYPMNNRDDYFRGLERLTRNGRNPSLEELQEHMATYDQYMV; encoded by the coding sequence ATGTCGATTCCACTGTTCGTTCCGCCGGGCGAGGGCGAGTTCGTCAACATCCGCGACACCAAGCGGACCTACCTCAAGCTCACCACGCCCGACAGCGACGGCGAGTTCGGCTTCTTCGAGCACCACATGGCCCCGGAGGCGTCCGGCGCCAGCCCGCACGTGCACAAGAAGGCCACCGAGATGTTCTACGTGGTCCAGGGCGAGATCGAGTTCACCATCGGGGACCGCAAGGAGGTGGGCACGCCGGGCGCGTTCGCCTACGTCCCCAAGAACGCGCCGCACGGTTTCACGAACGTGGGCTCGGAGGCCGCGACGCTGCTCATCATGTTCTACCCGATGAACAACCGCGACGACTACTTCCGCGGTCTGGAGCGCCTCACCCGCAACGGGCGCAACCCGAGCCTGGAGGAGCTGCAGGAGCACATGGCCACGTACGACCAGTACATGGTCTGA
- the epsC gene encoding serine O-acetyltransferase EpsC: MRRTIARAKEDLAMIVARDPSIGNRAEALLHPALPALWTHRLAHGLHTRGHRRIARLLAYLARAATGGIEIHPGASLGRRVFIDHGAAVVIGETAEIGDDVTIFHQVTLGAVGWWRDNRREPAARRHPRVGDRVVIGTNAIVLGPVTVGDDALVGAGSLVVTDVPAGARVLAPVAEIVPRPAPEDRVEPAPSLRALATFGCW; the protein is encoded by the coding sequence ATGCGCAGGACGATCGCCAGGGCGAAGGAGGATCTCGCCATGATCGTCGCGCGAGACCCGTCCATCGGCAATCGCGCGGAGGCACTGCTGCACCCGGCGCTGCCGGCGCTGTGGACCCACCGGCTGGCCCACGGCCTGCACACCCGTGGCCACCGCCGGATCGCGCGGCTCCTGGCCTACCTGGCGCGCGCCGCGACCGGCGGCATCGAGATCCATCCGGGCGCGAGCCTGGGCCGCCGCGTGTTCATCGACCACGGGGCCGCGGTGGTGATCGGGGAGACCGCCGAGATCGGCGACGACGTCACGATCTTCCACCAGGTCACGCTCGGGGCGGTCGGCTGGTGGCGGGACAACCGGCGCGAGCCCGCCGCCCGCCGGCACCCCAGGGTCGGCGACCGGGTGGTGATCGGCACCAACGCGATCGTGCTCGGCCCGGTCACCGTCGGCGACGACGCGCTGGTCGGCGCCGGTTCGCTGGTCGTCACCGATGTCCCGGCCGGCGCCCGGGTGCTGGCCCCCGTCGCCGAGATCGTGCCGCGGCCGGCCCCCGAGGACCGCGTGGAGCCGGCGCCATCGCTCCGCGCCCTGGCCACCTTCGGGTGCTGGTAA
- a CDS encoding amino acid adenylation domain-containing protein yields the protein MTFRQLDERSTDIADHLRRLGVLPDEPVGIFMEPSVDLMTGVWGVLHAGAAYLPLSPEYPEDRVRYMVLDSHAAVILADEALVPRLAAMTPPETRIVTLAQARAHRADTRGGRARRDTGQDERRGRAADGAPAHARSDSLAYVIYTSGSTGNPKGIGIEHRSIVNQMRWLADAQGLDRRRTVLQKTPLSFDAAQWEVLAPAVGSGVVMSEPGAYGDPGRIVELVVAHEVTTLQGVPTLLQALVDTGELSRCTSLTQLFSGGEALTRSLAVELLAALPGCELVNLYGPSECTINASAHPVDRDTVGQGPDIVPIGRPVRETSLHILDAALRPVAPGESGELHIAGRQVARGYLHRPDLTAERFVANPFSTDPGHARLYRTGDLARWNEDGTAQFLGRTDSQVKLRGFRVELDEIKVAIEARDWVKRAAVLVRDDPRTGANLIAFVELDPNEAALMDQGNHGAHHQSKQSKLQLRAQLANLGVREEAGLPAVDLPGRSPTAEQRSTVFARKTYRFFEGGEVTRDDILRLLAQPTGQPAAPRRPQTLTRAELGSLLRYFGQFPSAERLLPKYGYASPGSLYSTQLYLELSGVADLDPGYYYYHPIGHRLTLISPAPAGAPRLRIHFVGRRSAIEPVYRNNIREVLQFEAGHMVGLFDAVLPRYGLRIGAPVPAPAAKDALRCPDEDYYLAAYEVETSAAPARPDPVETYVQAHPGRIADLPGGQYRYTGADLVRVSDELVRKRHVIAINQEVYQRASFGISLIGGAADPWQRYTDLGRELQRLQMNDIGLGLMSSGYSSETGNDLPSARRIAEIAALGPGTASYFAVGGRTSADQRLSEGMKEDSVHMRGPAEMIKDDLADGLPRYMLPNRIAVLDSFPLTPNGKIDHQALRAMDEATVDDTETPVVAPRTPTEEAIAALWQKALRRPTVSTQEDFFAVGGHSLTAVNLVSRINRELGSSLPLQVLFESPTIAGLARRVDREPTTALSRLVRLRGDGGGRPSFCWPGLGGYPMSLRLLASRLHLERPFFGVQAHGINAGEVAYPTFDEMVARDIDIIRRVQPAGPYVLWGYSFGARVAFEAAYQLERAGEQVEEVVLIAPGKPRVEVREAGRAGAAVSFADTTFVSILYSVFAGNLAQEAVDACLEATHDEDSFVDFVCGRFEHLDRELVRRIVGVVWRTFLFEYAPGELAERSIKAPITVFRAAGDQDSFLDSGHALSRTPPTTTRLAADHYGLLRASGIDELVTAIQSARLTRKATEVPHVNIKHFPSDLDAAQISTLVDAITSAVRTAFSVDDGAVSIALEPVAQEVWNERVYIPEIVKGTGNLVKVPNY from the coding sequence CTGACCTTCCGCCAGCTCGACGAGCGCAGCACGGACATAGCCGACCACCTGCGGCGACTCGGGGTGCTGCCCGATGAGCCGGTCGGCATCTTCATGGAGCCGTCCGTCGATCTCATGACCGGGGTCTGGGGCGTCCTGCACGCGGGTGCCGCCTATCTGCCGCTGTCGCCCGAGTACCCGGAAGACCGCGTGCGCTACATGGTGCTGGACTCGCACGCCGCGGTCATCCTGGCCGACGAGGCCCTGGTGCCCCGGCTGGCCGCGATGACGCCACCGGAAACGCGCATCGTCACGCTCGCCCAGGCGCGCGCCCACCGGGCGGACACCCGCGGGGGACGGGCCCGCCGGGATACCGGGCAGGACGAGCGGCGCGGGCGGGCCGCCGACGGCGCACCGGCCCACGCCCGGTCGGACAGCCTCGCGTACGTCATCTACACCTCCGGGAGCACGGGCAACCCGAAGGGCATCGGCATCGAGCACCGCAGCATCGTCAACCAGATGCGCTGGCTGGCCGACGCGCAGGGGCTGGACCGGCGCCGGACGGTGCTGCAGAAGACACCGCTCAGTTTCGACGCCGCCCAGTGGGAGGTCCTCGCGCCGGCCGTCGGCAGCGGCGTCGTGATGAGCGAGCCGGGTGCCTACGGCGACCCCGGCCGGATCGTCGAACTGGTCGTGGCACACGAGGTGACCACCCTTCAGGGCGTGCCCACCTTGCTCCAAGCCCTCGTCGACACCGGCGAGTTGTCCCGCTGCACCTCGCTCACCCAGCTGTTCAGCGGTGGTGAGGCGCTCACCAGGAGCCTGGCGGTCGAGCTGCTGGCGGCCCTGCCCGGCTGCGAACTGGTCAACCTGTACGGCCCGAGCGAGTGCACGATCAACGCCTCGGCCCACCCGGTCGACCGGGACACCGTCGGGCAGGGACCGGACATCGTCCCGATCGGACGCCCGGTGCGGGAGACGAGCCTGCACATCCTCGACGCCGCCCTGCGGCCGGTCGCACCCGGCGAGTCCGGCGAGCTCCACATCGCCGGCCGCCAGGTCGCCCGCGGCTATCTGCACCGCCCCGACCTGACCGCCGAACGGTTCGTCGCCAACCCGTTCTCCACCGATCCCGGGCACGCCCGCCTCTACCGCACCGGCGACCTGGCCCGCTGGAACGAGGACGGCACCGCGCAGTTCCTCGGCCGTACCGACAGCCAGGTCAAGCTGCGCGGCTTCCGGGTCGAGCTGGACGAGATCAAGGTGGCCATCGAGGCCCGCGACTGGGTCAAGCGCGCCGCCGTCCTGGTCCGGGACGACCCGAGAACCGGCGCCAACCTGATCGCCTTCGTCGAACTCGATCCGAACGAGGCCGCGCTGATGGACCAGGGCAACCACGGCGCCCACCATCAGTCGAAGCAGAGCAAACTGCAACTACGGGCACAGCTGGCCAACCTGGGAGTGCGCGAGGAGGCCGGGCTGCCGGCCGTCGACCTGCCGGGACGGTCGCCGACCGCCGAGCAGCGGAGCACGGTGTTCGCCCGCAAGACGTACCGGTTCTTCGAGGGCGGCGAGGTCACCCGGGACGACATCCTGCGCCTGCTCGCCCAGCCCACCGGGCAACCGGCCGCGCCCCGCCGCCCGCAGACCCTGACCCGGGCCGAGCTCGGCTCACTGCTCCGCTACTTCGGCCAGTTTCCCAGCGCCGAGCGGCTGTTGCCCAAGTACGGTTACGCCTCGCCCGGTTCGCTGTACAGCACCCAGCTGTACCTGGAGCTGTCCGGTGTCGCGGACCTCGACCCCGGCTACTACTACTACCACCCGATCGGCCACCGGCTCACGCTGATCAGCCCCGCCCCGGCCGGCGCGCCCAGGCTCCGCATCCACTTCGTCGGGCGCAGGTCGGCCATCGAGCCGGTCTACCGCAACAACATCCGCGAGGTGCTGCAGTTCGAGGCCGGGCACATGGTCGGCCTGTTCGACGCGGTGCTGCCCCGGTACGGGCTGCGGATCGGCGCCCCCGTCCCGGCACCGGCGGCCAAGGACGCCCTGCGCTGCCCGGACGAGGACTACTACCTGGCCGCGTACGAGGTGGAGACCTCCGCCGCCCCGGCCCGGCCGGACCCGGTCGAGACGTACGTGCAGGCCCACCCGGGCCGGATCGCCGACCTGCCCGGCGGCCAGTACCGCTATACCGGCGCCGACCTGGTGCGCGTCTCCGACGAGCTGGTCCGCAAGCGGCACGTCATCGCCATCAACCAGGAGGTCTACCAGCGGGCGAGCTTCGGGATCAGCCTGATCGGCGGCGCGGCCGACCCGTGGCAGCGCTACACCGACCTCGGCCGGGAACTGCAACGCCTCCAGATGAACGACATCGGCCTCGGGCTGATGTCCTCCGGCTACAGCTCGGAGACCGGCAACGACCTGCCGTCGGCCCGGCGCATCGCGGAGATCGCCGCCCTCGGCCCCGGCACCGCCTCCTACTTCGCCGTCGGCGGCCGGACCAGCGCGGACCAGCGACTGAGCGAGGGCATGAAGGAGGACTCCGTCCACATGCGCGGCCCGGCCGAGATGATCAAGGACGACCTCGCCGACGGCCTGCCGCGCTACATGCTGCCCAACCGGATCGCCGTACTGGACTCCTTCCCGCTCACCCCCAACGGCAAGATCGACCACCAGGCGTTGCGGGCGATGGACGAGGCCACCGTGGACGACACCGAAACACCGGTCGTCGCGCCGCGCACGCCCACCGAGGAAGCGATCGCCGCGCTGTGGCAGAAGGCGCTGCGGCGGCCGACGGTCTCCACCCAGGAGGACTTCTTCGCCGTCGGCGGCCACTCGCTGACCGCGGTCAACCTGGTCAGCCGGATCAACCGGGAACTCGGCAGCTCCCTGCCGCTCCAGGTGCTGTTCGAGTCGCCGACCATCGCCGGGCTGGCCCGGCGCGTGGACCGCGAACCCACGACCGCGCTGTCCCGGCTGGTGCGGCTGCGCGGCGACGGCGGCGGCCGGCCGAGCTTCTGCTGGCCGGGGCTGGGCGGCTACCCGATGAGCCTGCGGCTGCTGGCCAGCAGGCTGCACCTGGAGCGGCCGTTCTTCGGCGTCCAGGCGCACGGCATCAACGCGGGCGAGGTGGCGTACCCGACCTTCGACGAGATGGTCGCCAGGGACATCGACATCATCAGACGGGTCCAGCCGGCCGGCCCCTACGTGCTGTGGGGGTATTCCTTCGGCGCCCGGGTCGCCTTCGAGGCGGCCTACCAACTGGAGCGCGCCGGCGAACAGGTCGAGGAAGTGGTCCTGATCGCGCCGGGCAAACCGCGGGTGGAGGTCCGCGAGGCCGGGCGGGCCGGCGCGGCGGTCAGTTTCGCCGACACCACCTTCGTGTCGATCCTGTACTCGGTGTTCGCCGGAAACCTCGCCCAGGAGGCGGTCGACGCCTGCCTGGAAGCCACCCACGACGAGGACTCCTTCGTCGACTTCGTCTGCGGCCGGTTCGAGCACCTGGACCGTGAACTGGTCCGCAGGATCGTCGGCGTGGTGTGGCGGACGTTCCTGTTCGAGTACGCGCCCGGCGAACTGGCCGAACGCAGCATCAAGGCACCGATCACCGTGTTCCGGGCCGCGGGGGACCAGGACTCCTTCCTCGACTCCGGCCACGCGCTGTCCCGTACGCCGCCCACGACCACCCGGCTCGCGGCCGACCACTACGGTCTGCTGCGCGCGTCCGGAATAGACGAACTCGTCACCGCCATCCAGTCCGCACGGCTCACCAGAAAGGCCACCGAAGTGCCGCACGTCAACATCAAGCATTTCCCGAGCGACCTCGACGCCGCCCAGATCTCCACCCTGGTCGACGCGATCACCAGCGCGGTCCGTACCGCCTTCTCCGTCGACGACGGGGCCGTGTCGATAGCCCTCGAACCGGTGGCCCAGGAGGTCTGGAATGAGCGGGTGTACATCCCGGAGATCGTCAAGGGCACCGGGAACCTGGTCAAGGTCCCCAACTACTGA
- a CDS encoding nucleoside deaminase has protein sequence MTLDDHDLSQGDADRAAAVSEADLPYLRRCVELAAEAVDAGDEPFGSVLVDADGTVLAEERNRERTSGDPTRHPEFELARWAATNLGPKERAQATVYTSGEHCPMCAAAHGWVGLGRIVYVSSSRQARGWLAELGVSGGSPVAALSVQEVAPGLDVAGPVPELADEIRALHRRFRTGAVTAD, from the coding sequence GTGACCCTCGACGACCACGACCTTTCCCAGGGCGACGCCGACCGCGCGGCCGCCGTCAGCGAGGCCGACCTGCCGTATCTGCGCCGCTGTGTGGAGCTGGCGGCCGAGGCGGTGGACGCCGGGGACGAGCCGTTCGGTTCCGTGCTGGTCGACGCGGACGGCACGGTCCTGGCCGAGGAGCGCAACCGCGAACGTACCAGCGGAGACCCCACCCGCCACCCGGAGTTCGAACTCGCCCGGTGGGCGGCGACCAACCTGGGCCCGAAGGAGCGGGCCCAGGCGACCGTCTACACCTCGGGTGAGCACTGCCCGATGTGCGCGGCGGCGCACGGATGGGTGGGCCTGGGCCGGATCGTGTACGTGAGCTCGTCCCGGCAGGCCCGCGGCTGGCTGGCCGAACTGGGCGTGTCCGGCGGCTCGCCGGTTGCCGCGCTGTCCGTCCAGGAGGTCGCCCCCGGCCTCGATGTGGCCGGTCCCGTCCCCGAACTCGCCGACGAAATCCGTGCGTTGCACCGCCGGTTCCGTACCGGGGCGGTTACGGCCGACTGA